The genomic stretch TTTtgtttatctttaatattactattagCAATCGTTTTGCTTGATGGCTTGCCACTAGTATGTAATCTTACGGCAGCTTTATCTGGCAGTAAGGATTGGAAGAATTTGTCACCATTCCCTTTATTTGTGGTTAAATTAGCTGTAGTTCGATGCGAAATAGAATTTTGTGTTGGTAAAGAAGTACATAAATGGGATTGTTGAGTTCTATGTTTAGAACAGAAATCTTTATCACAATAATCACAATGGAATGGTAAGAAATCTAATTGCCTACAAAAGGTACAATGCGTCCCCACATCTAACATACCTTCTTCCAtcatttacaattatttatatgCAATAATGATAGTTCTTATAATGTTTGAGGTTTGTTGAGTAAAATTAACAATCCTTCAAGGctttgatttttttggaaGAGTGcattttctatatatatagagaGAAGGAAAATTTCCTTTCATGTAGTCTATTTCTAGTATGTTTTTATATCAAGGAGACTTCCTTATATTTGCGAGTAATAAATGAGTTTTCACTAGAAtgtaaaaacaaaataaagttCCTAAAAGAACCCAACTAAGTAAATTAATAAGCAACTCTTAAATAACCTAACAAAGGAGATATATATCTAGTctagaaatattataaatattttatagatATGTAGGCGGAGCTGTTGTTACTAATTATTTTAGCTATGACGTATTTCGTCACGTATCACGTGTACGCAGTCAGATATGGAACATTCTAGAATATTTAAGTTATTAAAAGCCTTTGCAATACCACATATTTCTGGTATCACATTTTTACTAATAAATCTCTGAATGATCGATCTTGAAATCTTGAGGTAGACTCAGTAGTGTCTAGAAGACTGTTGATCCTATGAATGTCATTGTAGAAGACACCAAATATGCAAGGATCGTCAACGTTCAAAGGCTGTCTAGAGGAATTCGGTAGACTAGATCTTTGACTAGAGGAATGCTGCCCTTcagttttatatatatgataGTTTTGGTTGTATAGGAATTCTAAGGATCCCAATGTGTTGGAACCAGGATACTGAACTGCATAATTGGAGATAAATCGCTTCGCAAACAATTCACGTTCTGAAAATGAAAGCTGGAACCATTTCTTGTATTGAATACACTCCTGTTTTGAAGTGCTTGATAGCTTATGATTAGTTCTAAGTATTTGCAAATGTGACTGTAAATAGATTTGTGTTGTAATTGGTCTTATGCTAGAATGGGTAATACAGGCATGAAGCAcagaagaatttttaaatatcatTCGGTGTCCAATAGGCATCcctaaataataaaccaGATATGGATACGTAGATGCTTCAAAGTatgcttttattttttatttttaatgtaATTTTTACCAAGTAGTGTATTACGTTTATTTTAGTAAAAATTTAGTTTTGTGTCGGCGGCTTTTTTTATCagttatttataaaataaaacagatATTAAAAGTGATAGCCATATACAATAAAATTCGGTAACTTATTATCACAATAATGATGCTAATGATTATAAGCTCTCTAGATAGCTTTTAAACGGAAATAAATGATTTGTAACTAAAGTTAGTATAACTACTATTATAATGTAACTGATCAATGGAAGTAGATCTAAAGGTATCCCCAAAATCACTTCAGACACTGTTATATTGATTGGTATTTGCCTTCTTGGCTCTAAACTTCCTGGTGATctatacatatatttattatctaatgAAATCATTATCTGGCCTTGATCTAATTCTTGTAATAAAAGATTCACTGCATCAGCTGCAGTCCAACAAACTTTAATAAAGTAAGAATTTCCTGGGATAAGATCAGAAAGCTGTACAATATGTGTATAATTGGCAAATGTTTTATTTCTGGGTAAATAAGTCTCGAAGTTAGGATTGAGAATGTTGATGTTTTCTATAACACTATTCGTATTATTTAGAGATATCTTGGAATTAGGATTAATAGTTAGTAGGGTATTACTTTTGGCAAGTTCATTAAGCGATGGCACTTTGATTAATAAGGCTTCGGTATTCGCATTAACTATAACTAAACTTAACgttaagaataataatatatagaataaaataaagttcAAATTAGTTATTAATGGGTTCATTGTCATATAATGTGTCTAACAGATCAAATAGTTATAGATATGCAATCAATGCTAGTGTatcgtttttttttcttttttttttttcaatttaatatatttattatcctATAACGTTGgaattttgaagaaatacTTACTTCCTTATAGGAACGGATAA from Henningerozyma blattae CBS 6284 chromosome 4, complete genome encodes the following:
- the MLO1 gene encoding Mlo1p (similar to Saccharomyces cerevisiae YMR252C; ancestral locus Anc_8.803), coding for MIFKNSSVLHACITHSSIRPITTQIYLQSHLQILRTNHKLSSTSKQECIQYKKWFQLSFSERELFAKRFISNYAVQYPGSNTLGSLEFLYNQNYHIYKTEGQHSSSQRSSLPNSSRQPLNVDDPCIFGVFYNDIHRINSLLDTTESTSRFQDRSFRDLLVKM
- the PGA1 gene encoding Pga1p (similar to Saccharomyces cerevisiae PGA1 (YNL158W); ancestral locus Anc_2.111); its protein translation is MNPLITNLNFILFYILLFLTLSLVIVNANTEALLIKVPSLNELAKSNTLLTINPNSKISLNNTNSVIENINILNPNFETYLPRNKTFANYTHIVQLSDLIPGNSYFIKVCWTAADAVNLLLQELDQGQIMISLDNKYMYRSPGSLEPRRQIPINITVSEVILGIPLDLLPLISYIIIVVILTLVTNHLFPFKSYLESL